From the genome of Anaerohalosphaeraceae bacterium, one region includes:
- the accC gene encoding acetyl-CoA carboxylase biotin carboxylase subunit yields the protein MFSRILIANRGEIALRIIRACHELGIEAVAVFSEADRGAPYLETADETICIGPAPAAKSYLNIPAIISAAEIADVDAIHPGYGFLAENAHFAEICGECGITFIGPDPQSMRMLGDKVQARLVAQKARVPLVPGSEGELKDEAEAIKLANKIGYPVILKAAAGGGGRGMRVAHNDISLHKAFAAARAEAEAAFKNGALYLEKYIMEPRHVEVQVMADKTGNAVHFYERDCTIQRRHQKLIEESPCPVLDEKTREELCRSALRLVHEAKYHNAATVEFLLDRDKNFYFIEVNTRIQVEHPVTELVTGHDLIKWQIQIAAGNPLTLRQRDIKHTGAAMECRINAEDPARNFAPCPGPIHRFIVPGGPGVRVDTHLAQGSVVSPYYDSMVAKLIVHQPTREQAIATMKRALREFRIEPIKTTIPACLKILSHNLFVKNQVDTSFIERHMSS from the coding sequence ATGTTCAGCAGAATCCTGATTGCCAATCGAGGAGAAATCGCCCTGCGGATTATCCGGGCTTGCCATGAGCTGGGCATCGAGGCCGTAGCGGTCTTTTCCGAAGCCGACCGCGGAGCTCCATATCTGGAAACCGCAGACGAAACCATTTGCATCGGGCCGGCGCCGGCGGCCAAAAGCTATCTGAATATCCCGGCCATTATCAGCGCCGCGGAGATTGCGGATGTGGACGCCATCCATCCCGGCTACGGCTTCCTGGCCGAAAACGCCCACTTTGCGGAAATCTGCGGAGAATGCGGGATTACCTTTATCGGTCCGGACCCGCAATCCATGCGGATGCTGGGCGATAAGGTCCAGGCCCGACTGGTGGCCCAAAAGGCCCGCGTGCCCCTCGTACCCGGCTCGGAAGGGGAACTGAAAGATGAAGCAGAGGCGATTAAACTGGCCAACAAAATCGGCTATCCGGTCATCCTCAAGGCAGCCGCAGGCGGCGGCGGACGCGGAATGCGGGTCGCCCACAACGACATCAGTCTGCACAAGGCCTTCGCCGCCGCACGCGCCGAGGCCGAAGCCGCCTTCAAAAACGGGGCCCTGTATCTGGAAAAATACATCATGGAACCCCGACACGTCGAAGTGCAGGTGATGGCCGACAAAACCGGAAACGCTGTGCATTTTTACGAGCGTGACTGCACCATTCAGCGGCGGCATCAAAAACTTATTGAAGAATCCCCCTGTCCGGTTCTGGATGAAAAAACCCGCGAGGAGCTGTGCCGCTCGGCCCTTCGGCTGGTGCACGAAGCCAAATATCACAATGCCGCCACGGTCGAGTTTCTCCTGGACCGGGACAAAAACTTCTATTTCATTGAGGTCAATACCCGCATTCAGGTCGAACACCCCGTCACAGAACTGGTGACGGGCCACGACCTGATTAAATGGCAGATTCAAATCGCCGCCGGAAACCCGCTCACGCTGCGCCAGCGCGACATCAAACACACCGGCGCCGCGATGGAATGCCGCATCAATGCCGAAGACCCCGCCCGAAACTTCGCCCCCTGTCCGGGTCCGATTCACCGCTTTATTGTCCCCGGCGGACCGGGTGTGCGGGTCGATACCCATCTGGCTCAGGGCTCCGTCGTCTCCCCGTATTACGACTCGATGGTCGCCAAACTGATTGTCCATCAGCCCACCCGCGAACAGGCCATCGCGACAATGAAGCGGGCTCTGCGGGAGTTTCGCATTGAGCCGATCAAGACCACAATTCCGGCGTGCCTGAAAATCCTTTCGCACAACCTGTTCGTAAAAAATCAGGTGGATACGAGTTTTATCGAACGGCATATGAGTTCCTGA
- a CDS encoding PQQ-binding-like beta-propeller repeat protein, whose product MHLQRTVVPFLLLLLPLTAVLAVIAAHRQAKLQKKEPPSSPSASDVRLTFGTDAWPMFRGNPQLTGTAEGELPERLTLAWKFKTAGPVKSTPIAADGKVYITSTDQKLYTLDLETGSLLWSREPGEMEASALWTESALYVGTTTGWFYALNPADGAVLWRYETKGKIAGSANFLNGRIFFGSYDGTLHTLRPDGKVLWTFQTESYLNGTPAAVPSAVIAGGCDANLYLIHPDDPGQVRRIDTGSYIPSSPSVYDNLAYVGNFEGQLFCVDIQTAQIVWTSSHPDDAFFAVPAVNEQYLVVGSQKNKVLCLDRKTGGLLWTFRTEDAVNSSPVICGTKVLFGSDDGFFRMLSLADGKELWSANLARPIVSSPAVVNNLVLVGCDDGFVYAWKQPD is encoded by the coding sequence ATGCATCTGCAGCGGACTGTAGTCCCGTTTCTGCTGCTTTTGCTGCCGCTGACGGCTGTTCTGGCGGTCATTGCGGCCCATCGCCAGGCCAAACTGCAGAAAAAGGAGCCGCCCTCTTCCCCGTCCGCATCTGACGTTCGGCTGACCTTCGGCACAGACGCCTGGCCGATGTTTCGCGGCAATCCGCAATTAACCGGCACCGCCGAGGGTGAACTGCCCGAGCGGCTCACACTCGCCTGGAAATTCAAAACAGCCGGCCCCGTCAAATCCACCCCCATCGCCGCCGACGGCAAAGTCTATATCACCTCGACCGACCAAAAACTCTACACCCTCGACCTGGAAACCGGCTCACTCCTCTGGAGCCGGGAACCGGGGGAAATGGAGGCCTCCGCTCTCTGGACCGAATCGGCCCTGTATGTCGGCACGACAACCGGCTGGTTCTATGCACTCAACCCCGCTGACGGTGCCGTCCTGTGGCGATACGAAACCAAAGGCAAAATCGCCGGTTCCGCCAACTTCCTCAACGGCCGTATTTTTTTCGGCAGCTATGATGGAACCCTCCACACCCTCCGCCCGGATGGAAAAGTCCTGTGGACCTTCCAAACCGAAAGTTATCTGAACGGCACGCCGGCGGCCGTTCCGTCGGCGGTCATCGCCGGCGGCTGCGATGCCAACCTGTATCTGATTCATCCTGACGACCCCGGGCAGGTTCGCCGTATCGATACCGGCTCTTATATTCCGTCCAGCCCGTCCGTTTACGACAACCTGGCTTATGTCGGCAACTTCGAAGGACAGCTCTTCTGCGTGGATATCCAAACGGCACAAATCGTCTGGACGTCCAGTCATCCGGACGATGCCTTCTTTGCCGTACCGGCCGTCAATGAACAATACCTGGTTGTCGGCTCGCAAAAAAACAAAGTCCTCTGCCTGGACCGAAAGACCGGCGGGCTCCTTTGGACATTCCGCACGGAGGATGCCGTCAATTCCAGCCCGGTCATCTGCGGAACAAAAGTCCTGTTCGGCTCCGACGACGGCTTCTTCCGGATGCTTTCGCTGGCCGACGGCAAAGAGCTCTGGTCCGCCAACCTCGCCCGGCCGATTGTCTCCTCTCCGGCCGTCGTGAACAACCTCGTCCTGGTCGGCTGTGACGACGGCTTCGTGTATGCCTGGAAACAGCCGGACTGA
- a CDS encoding winged helix DNA-binding protein, whose translation MGPELKKAIQDLSLRMRLIRAAQEGDAPGSLTEREALILQQLLERPEMTVSEIAQSWPNVSESTISMTLTRLWREKGLVSKTIKPDNQRVTLVKLTDKGRQTIEKYLEQQTERFNALFHAINVTPEEKEVLIRVCTRASEFLDGYLSAMQNQPLKS comes from the coding sequence ATGGGACCGGAATTAAAAAAGGCCATACAGGATTTGAGTTTGCGGATGCGTCTGATTCGCGCCGCACAGGAAGGCGATGCGCCCGGCAGTCTGACGGAGCGGGAGGCCCTGATTCTGCAGCAGCTGCTGGAACGGCCCGAGATGACCGTCTCTGAAATCGCCCAATCCTGGCCGAACGTCAGCGAAAGCACCATCTCGATGACCCTCACGCGTCTGTGGCGCGAAAAAGGACTTGTATCCAAAACCATCAAGCCCGACAACCAGCGAGTGACCCTGGTCAAACTCACCGACAAAGGGCGACAGACGATAGAAAAATATCTGGAGCAGCAGACCGAACGCTTTAATGCTCTTTTCCATGCCATCAACGTAACTCCGGAAGAGAAAGAGGTGCTGATTCGTGTTTGCACACGGGCATCCGAATTTTTGGACGGCTACCTGTCAGCCATGCAGAACCAGCCCTTAAAATCGTAA